A single region of the Chionomys nivalis chromosome 23, mChiNiv1.1, whole genome shotgun sequence genome encodes:
- the LOC130865292 gene encoding uncharacterized protein LOC130865292 translates to MPRTKETTSSILLQSQSPPEKVEDMADEVSWVHLTDDSLQSSKQLASEYSISSLVNTTCSLTNIVAEENCDTILPNRFYWTLAKNDALFQKNHIYRWKSKYHPQVCYSRRLSLHLTLPRFPLRRRWSELALPTFMTEPKVKKGQEGADMKSLETPKSAENAANLTSEGTHKDAKVKATRNLFRRFFCCLCMPRTKETTSSILLQSQSPPEKVEDMADEVSWVHLTDDSLQSSKQLASEYSISSLVNTTCSLTNIVAEENCDTILPNRFYWTLAKNDALFQKNHIYRWKSKYHPQVCYSRRLSLHLTLPRFPLRRRWSELALPTFMTEPKVKKGQEGADMKSLETPKSAENAANLTSEGTHKDAKVKATRNLFRRFFCCLCMPRTKETTSRADDAALTRDS, encoded by the exons atgccaaggacaaaagagacaacatccag catcttattgcagagccaatccccaccagaaaaggtggaggacatggcagatgaagtatcctgggtccatctcactgatgacagtttacagtcttccaaacaattagcgtcggagtactctatttcaagccttgtcaacacaacctgctcactgactaacatagtggcagaagagaactgtgacacaattttgccaaatagattttattggaccttagccaaaaacgacgccctttttcagaaaaatcatatctacaggtggaaaagcaaatatcatccacaggtctgctactccaggaggctctctcttcatctcaccctccctcgctttccactgaggagaaggtggagtgagctggctctgccaaccttcatgacagaacccaaagtaaagaaaggccaggag ggtgctgatatgaagtcattagagacacccaagtcagcagaaaatgctgcaaacttaacatctgaggggacacacaaggacgctaaggtgaaggccaccagaaacctttttcgaaggtttttctgctgcctctgcatgccaaggacaaaagagacaacatccag catcttattgcagagccaatccccaccagaaaaggtggaggacatggcagatgaagtatcctgggtccatctcactgatgacagtttacagtcttccaaacaattagcgtcggagtactctatttcaagccttgtcaacacaacctgctcactgactaacatagtggcagaagagaactgtgacacaattttgccaaatagattttattggaccttagccaaaaacgacgccctttttcagaaaaatcatatctacaggtggaaaagcaaatatcatccacaggtctgctactccaggaggctctctcttcatctcaccctccctcgctttccactgaggagaaggtggagtgagctggctctgccaaccttcatgacagaacccaaagtaaagaaaggccaggag ggtgctgatatgaagtcattagagacacccaagtcagcagaaaatgctgcaaacttaacatctgaggggacacacaaggacgctaaggtgaaggccaccagaaacctttttcgaaggtttttctgctgcctctgcatgccaaggacaaaagagacaacatccag GGCTGACGATGCGGCCCTGACCCGGGATTCCTAA